ttgaaaaaaaacaataatgtaTATATGAAAAGTCTGATGGGTAATCCAACCTCCATGTATTGATGTAGCTTTATTATTCACATAAATCTGTATTAATAACTACAGCTAGCAAAATAATCACAAATGGCGTACGTTGACcaattcaaagttgacaaaccttgctatgtacatttgaaaatactGTGACATACAAGGCTACGTTcacaaatattgtcaaaattatcaaagtaaaTACAGTTACTGCTCAAAGTTGCATATACGACCTGTTCACTTTGGGCATCTATTCATTAAAACTGGCTAATTGAATTCATGTGTCCTATTTTCACATTCTATAATTTTGGAGCATGCTTGTGTCACTTTCAGGTTTATACAGAAGTATTTCAGGCTGGTTCAAAGACAAATGTCTTTGACGATTGGCAAGACAATGCATGTCCAGATGTGTCAACTCCGACGATGAGCAAGGTCTTTGCGAAGGTCGAGGAGAAACAACTAACAAAAATGACCCCGATagtaaaattaaagaaattaaaGAACGACAAAGATTGTCGTGTCGTTCAAAACCGAAGAGTATCGGCTCCTGACGAGAGAGGACTTCAAGTTGCTCAAAGTACGATCGATAATAATGAAGGATATGGATGCGATCGCGGAAAATTGAACGAAACTTTCAAAACCCACAGTCCTTCGACTTCAGATAAAAACAACCCCGTGAGTGAAAATTCAATTCATACTTTAGATGAATCCGACATCAGCCCCGGATCAGAACATGATACCATCTCTTTAAGCTCAGAATCCGATGAAGACCCGACGTTTCAGCTGCCAAAATCAGATGTATATAGTTTCACTGACAGCAGCTGTGAGAGCAGTGATTTGTCAGACGATATACCAACGATCCCTTCGGTTTCCTCAACTACCCAAAAAGACTATGAAGACATTCTTCAAGTATCTGGAGATGAAAGTGAGACCAGCAGTTCatgtttttcagatatttttgcaCTGGATTACCAAAAGTCATCAGCAGGTGTAAAAGACACGGAAAATACTATCTCAGCAAGAAAATTAGACAGTAAGAACATCAAAGAACGGGACATTTGTATACATGAAAGTGGGGAGGGTGATGATAGATGTGAAAAAAGCAATAAGGAGAATAAAAATGCACACAAAATTACACCAAGTCACGGAGATGTAGGTAATCATTCAAGCAATTGCGAAACACAAGGATATGACTCTCCAGAGGGCAGTATAGATTATTCCCCAACCGACAGTGAAAGGAACTGCAGCAGAGAAGACATTGATGATAATGATAGTGAGGAAACAAATCTTGAAGATGGAAAGGTACGATGTGGCGGCGACGATGGTCATGGTAATGGTGATAATGATGAGGAGGGGGGTGACGAAGAGGATGAGGAAgaggaggaagaggaagaggaagaggaagaggaCAGCATACACGGTGTTGATGATTGTGATGgcgatgatgacaatgatggtcGTGGGGGTACATCCAACAGGTGCAATGATTGCAGTGATGCTGATGATTATGATGGTAATGATAATCCCgtgtatgataataattatgAAGACATGAATAACGTATCAAAAGGCATTAAATGTTCTACATCGAAATCTACTCAATGCGGACCTGGTGAGAATTcccttcatcaacaaaagcacTCTTCACATTCTCCTAAATTTGAGAAAGAGAGACGAGCTGCACTACAAGGAAACGATAATTCATCGAAGGCCCGTAGACGTGAAAATAGTGTGGAACGCGCTGACATGGCCGATGGAATCTTCTTTCCAAAGTGAAACATAGCTCCAATGACCGGCAAAGAAAATCTGGCAGTAGAGCTGTGAGACAGAGAATCTATAATAAACACAAGCCTGCCTTTACTGTGGAAAGCTTGTTACAAAAATAAGCAAGCATTTATTCACAGTACATAAAAAAGAAATCGATGTCGCAAAAATCGCTTCACGGCCTATAAATTCTTCGGACAGATGCGTAGGACTAGACTTGCTAAGAAACAGGGGGAACTTTTACCATAACCAACGAGTAAAGGCAGAAGGTCGCGGAGAGCTCATTTTAGTTCGACGGCCAACGAAGATCATTGACATTAAAGCCTACGGCCCATGCCCCGCTTGTCTGGGCTTTTATCACAAAGATGATCTCCGTAAACACCAAGGTACTACTGCGTCTGCCCAAGAAAAGACGAAAACGAGATAAAAAGCTCTGCCGATTTAAAATACGAAAGCGACATCCTTTGTAAGAAGGATTCCTCAGTAAGTAGTGccttaaacaaaatattaagtGGCATGAAAACAGACGATATAACTGAAACAGCAAAAGGAGACTCTCTCATTTGTCGTCTTGGAGAAAATTGGCTTCAAAAGTGCTGTGGCGTTGACAGTAACAAACGCAGTACTATGTTTCGCAAAAATGAGAGAATCCGGAAAGTTGCTAAAAAACCTGAAGAAGCTGAATTCTGATGTTAATGATATGGAAGGATTTCTGCGTCCAGAATTTTTCGATGATATGGTAGAAGCAGTGCTACTAACCAGCGGTCATAGACAAGACACTGCAAAAGACACAGTTTCTCAGGGCACCAATATAAAACCGTCATTATCTCTGAAGTTGGGCTATAATATCAAAAGGCTTGCTGAATTAAAAAGAGCTTTGGCGATTCGAAAGGGAGACATAGAAGCAGAGCGTGATAGTAAGAAGTTCTTAGAATTATACTCTACAGAGTGGCATGAAAAGGTAGCGGCATCTGCACAGGCCGAAATGTCGTCCCGAAAATACAACAAAGGCGATCATTTACCAGAAACGGGTGATATAAAGAAATTGGTGTCCTTCCTCGAAGCAAACATTGCAGAGTGTGTTAAGGAGATGACATCACAAGCAAATCCAAAGAGTTATAGAAGATTACAATCTCTGGTACTAACCCGAATGGTGGTGTTCAATAGGCGGCGAACGGGCGAGATGGAACAATTGCCGTGAGTATTTTACTGGACAATAGCACAATACCTGTAACACAGACACTTGTAGTGTGTCCTTTGACGTGTACTAGAAGCAGTATTGCGTTTATTAACATGTGAGTGCATGAATTGCCTTCAAAGAATTCTCTTGTCTATTCTGTCATGTGTTTGATAGAAAGAAGTGAAGAACTGATATGTTTTACTGGTTTAGTGGTTCTTTATGCAACGTTTTTAAATTATCTCTAATTTTAGTGGCCACGAACTTTCTTACTATCTATAAGGAAGGATATTATTAATGTGTATGTAAGTAATATGGTATTACGGTAGTCTTCTGCGTTCTACGTTGCCTAATAATCTTCCTGTTCATGAAAACGAGACTGTCAAAGTCATTGCAACTAATACGGGAAAGCTCGTAAACAGAACATCTTCACATAACTCCCAAAATATATATCCCTTTTCGGTTAAGTAGGCATAATGAAAACCTCCACCTAGTAAAAAATGGTTATATTAGAGTGTTGATTGGTCAGAACACGCAACCGGGCAATCAATCATTTGTCATATGTCGCTCATTTTGACTTCCATCACTTTATCGAGCGAAATAGCAAGAGAATACATGTTGAAATACGGGTTGAAAGGAATGTAAAcgattattttttgttgtcacTACCTTCCACTACGGAAACAGCTCACGATTATTATTGATATGGAGATTCCttgcaagtatttattttcatgaagaGGGAAAAACGCACATTTCAACACAATGGCGAAATCAGAAGAGAGGTACGTTTTTCGCCTCAGACGGTACTGCAGCTGAAGcgtttgacataatttttatcTTGTGAATTGAAAAGCATAATATCTGAAACATCGTATTCATACACGTATTGAGGTGAATCTATTGATGTGCCTTTGAGAAAGATCGTAAAATATGTAGTGCATTTCTAGGTAACATAGCAAATGTGTTCTAAGTGTCTGTGATACTGACGTAAAGTTTACTCTTGCTAGGTTGTCTGCCTACATTGAGAGACCCGATTGGAAAAAAGACTCAATGAACGAAGTACACACAACGTTATCAGCGATGGAAAAACACCTGCTTAATACGCTTGACATGATTCATACCCGCGGCAAAAGGGGGAGGAAGGTTGCTGCGATGATACCCGAAGACTGCAAACAAGCAATGCAAATCCTCTGTGATCAACGTGAAATGGCAGGCATTCATGAGCAAAATACATACTTCTTTGGGAGACAGAACACTAAGACTTCACATATTCGAGCGTGTGACTGTTTGCGAGAAATAGCAAGAGAAGTTGGGCTACGCAAACCTAATTTAATAACATCCACCAAAATGAGAAAGTATATCGCaactgtgtctcagattttaaACCTAAATGACATGCAATTATCGTGGCTGTCAGACCATTTAGGCCACTCAGTAGCAGTCCATAAAAATTTCTATCGACTTCAAGAGTCCACAATAGAAATGACAAAAGTTGCTAAACTTTTACTAGCCATCGACAAGGGACAGATCGGATCATGCCAAGGAAAATCGCTCGATGATATTTCATTCCAAGGTGAGTTTTCAAATGAGAGGTAAGAGAAGGGTTCTAATTTCAAGTTTTCTTGTTGAAATACAAACCAGGCGCTCTGCATATCCATGTGCGAGATGTTCATTACCCCAAGAAGAAAAGATCAGAAagttgtcttttgcaaactatAATATTTAAATAGCAATCTCTAACTTTTGATCAGTGGAATTGGTTAGTACGGTGTTGCCAGTGGAGTGTATAAGAAGCCAACGAGATGGAGAAATTTTCTCTCAGACCATGTATACTgcaattgaaaaatatattgaatgtATAGTCCTTACCTTACATGgattaatattatattttgacaCCCTAACGTCAATAAGCCATCTCTTCTGGAATCTCAAATCCATTGggtaaacacatttttaaagttAACCTGGGCAAATAACATCAATTTCTTGGTTTAAATTAagaaaaaagtatgaaaatgtTTGGCACGTCacatttgtgattgattatttttctttgtattaGATATAATGTTATCGGAAAATAATGGGCACTCTCCGTTGGAGGATGATGAAGATGTAAATGCAAACAGTTCTGAAAATAACGATGTGGAAATGGAAAGCGGGGAACCATTACTACAAGCGGCCTTTGGAACAGGCAGTATGTTTTCTTTGATTAACGTAtcaagaagagagagagagagagagagagagagagcatacatgtaaaacacaattggaactattttgtgattacaaGATGAACAgaaaagtcacagaatatgctCTCTCAGAGATCATAGGTTAACATCTTCACAACTCTATACCTATAAAACTTTTCATTGCTCTTGAAGCAACGTCATTAAGTAGAGAGGCAACGGTTAGTTGCCATGATAAACAGTTAACTGAAGAGGCGTACCCACTACAGATGATCAGTCAAagttaaataaaatttttgcaAGTTTTGCTGAAGGTCGAAAGTAAATTTGACCCGGAATCTAAATCCTGAAAATGCATGTTAATTTAAAGGGCGGCCATCTTAAAACTTATAACTAACCCCTGCATGTAGCACCACCTTCGAGTATCTGTAATTTAATCTCTTTGTAACTTCTAAGATTTGTTTTATTAGGAATTTTCAATTATGCTTCATtactttttttatattttttactttATAATTTATATTAATTGCCCAGTTACTATACAGTCATTGTCATTTTGGCTTATATGAGCAACCTAGTCCcgcaaaaaaaccccaaaaaaccaTTAAATTACTTGAAATGGCAATTGTCCTTTTGGTGTCATATCTCGAGTCATATTTGaacatataaaatattgttcTTTCCGTGATTTCAATAGATAAAGCATTTCACACTTTGATAGTTTAGTAACTGTAGTCTAATACAAAATCATGATCATGTTACAGGATCATCATCTCTAAGACCGAACAGAGACATCGGAGTGGAGCTATCGAAACAATATCGAAAGAATGATTCCCTTAATCGTAGAGAGTTACGTCGTAGTCCACGGAAGCATTCCGGTATGTCGATGAAGTTGATGAGATTAATCCTAGCTTTAATGTATTAGTACTGATATGTGTCATTTAAAAAACAGGGGTCACCCTATAAGATaaattaatgtttttgttttacttttgtacaGCATTATCATTCAAACAATCAAATGACGACAATAGACTGGGgacatcaaaacaaaagtgTTCTAAATTCTTCGCAAACCAAGTGGAGCTCCGTAGAAGTCCACGGAAACACCCCGGTAAGTTAATTTGCTGTTTCTAGAAGACAGTAGATTGCATCACACAAATTTCAAGGATTGTTTAAGTCTCTGGTGGTCACATATATCCCTATCAGCTGGTATATAACAGACATTTCCAAATAACTTAATTTAATAATGTGAATAAGCTTTCTGTCGAAATGCCTGAAACAAACATTGGTAAAATCGGaggattttttattttggaaaaaaagccTATTATTAGATATCTGACGTCTTGCAAACCAAGCAGTGTCATCAGTTTCCAATTTAAAAATCGATTGCAAACGTGACATTGATGCATTCTTCTCCCCTCAAGATCACAACCTTTGCGCATGATTACTGAGACCCTTCTGGTTCGGAAAACAGTCTGACTAAATTCTCAGTGATCATTAAGCATGAAGTGACACAAAAGTGTTATATGAACTAGAATTTCAACGTTATATAGCCAGACAATAGACATGGAATATCAAAAGTGACCCAGCGGCTCTATAGTTTTACCAGATGGTAAGATCAGCGTtcgaaattcacgctaacccgcTAGCCCCAGACCAGCTGTTTTCATGCCGGGCCAGTAAGTTGTGAAAGAAGCAGACCCGAGTGTCCTGCTCTAAATAAAGAAGGGGTCAGCAATTTTTAATACTCTTACCCTATTCTGTTAAATTCTCAAGTAATCAAACCGcaaaatttaggaaaaaatTGGCAGGTAAAATCTCAAAGATCGAACGGTGAAATTACTTAGCGAAAGCCTTTACAGCTACGCATTTCTCGCGACTTGCGAGGTTGTTGGCGCTACTCAACATCTTCCATTTGTTACACGTTGGGGTCACGTTGGGGTAGGTTCGAGATTTCGTTTAGTCAAAATGGCAGCATTGTTTTGATGAACCTCGCCTCGCGGGTGAATATCAGTAGCGAGAAAGATGTACAGGTATTTGAATATTGAGCCACCTACAGCAGGGCCCCTGTATTTCCCTTCAAGTAAAAATTCCGTATTATGCCCAggaccagttgatttcctttcGGGCCAGTGAATTTTATAAGTCACTGGCCCGCTTGGCCAGTAGCGATTTGCATGAGTTTCAAACACTGGGTAAGATGAAATGTTTTGAATGAATTTTAGTATGTTTGTGTGTTGCAGCGTTGTTGTGTGCAGTCGTTACAGGTTGTGGAACTTTGAAGGACGAGCATCCATGTGCATGGAAGTTTTGCACAGTCGAGTGCGAGTTTAATACAGTGAGTGTGAGTTTGTGAAAGCAACAGCATTGTGACAGATTGATCGTGGAGGAAAAGGGGATCAATCATAATGTGTGAGTATTGAACTTACAAATGAGTTGTGAGAGAGAAAAACCAGAAGAGCTAAGTTGTTATTGCAAGAGACATTTACAATGTCACCCAACATGTGTACACTAGTATGCCCTGCAACCAATC
This is a stretch of genomic DNA from Ptychodera flava strain L36383 chromosome 21, AS_Pfla_20210202, whole genome shotgun sequence. It encodes these proteins:
- the LOC139121613 gene encoding dentin sialophosphoprotein-like, giving the protein MFRPCRDTFQPGNVVQVNGEDGVCWLGKILQVAEDSACVQWYEQGSNGKYHLLYLKGRGRKPYTDTISTESIIKKVKLSHGKLIEVYTEVFQAGSKTNVFDDWQDNACPDVSTPTMSKVFAKVEEKQLTKMTPIVKLKKLKNDKDCRVVQNRRVSAPDERGLQVAQSTIDNNEGYGCDRGKLNETFKTHSPSTSDKNNPVSENSIHTLDESDISPGSEHDTISLSSESDEDPTFQLPKSDVYSFTDSSCESSDLSDDIPTIPSVSSTTQKDYEDILQVSGDESETSSSCFSDIFALDYQKSSAGVKDTENTISARKLDSKNIKERDICIHESGEGDDRCEKSNKENKNAHKITPSHGDVGNHSSNCETQGYDSPEGSIDYSPTDSERNCSREDIDDNDSEETNLEDGKVRCGGDDGHGNGDNDEEGGDEEDEEEEEEEEEEEEDSIHGVDDCDGDDDNDGRGGTSNRCNDCSDADDYDGNDNPVYDNNYEDMNNVSKGIKCSTSKSTQCGPGENSLHQQKHSSHSPKFEKERRAALQGNDNSSKARRRENSVERADMADGIFFPK
- the LOC139121614 gene encoding uncharacterized protein — translated: MEGFLRPEFFDDMVEAVLLTSGHRQDTAKDTVSQGTNIKPSLSLKLGYNIKRLAELKRALAIRKGDIEAERDSKKFLELYSTEWHEKVAASAQAEMSSRKYNKGDHLPETGDIKKLVSFLEANIAECVKEMTSQANPKSYRRLQSLVLTRMVVFNRRRTGEMEQLPLSAYIERPDWKKDSMNEVHTTLSAMEKHLLNTLDMIHTRGKRGRKVAAMIPEDCKQAMQILCDQREMAGIHEQNTYFFGRQNTKTSHIRACDCLREIAREVGLRKPNLITSTKMRKYIATVSQILNLNDMQLSWLSDHLGHSVAVHKNFYRLQESTIEMTKVAKLLLAIDKGQIGSCQGKSLDDISFQDIMLSENNGHSPLEDDEDVNANSSENNDVEMESGEPLLQAAFGTGRSSSLRPNRDIGVELSKQYRKNDSLNRRELRRSPRKHSALSFKQSNDDNRLGTSKQKCSKFFANQVELRRSPRKHPGSPSSQDYAYRNDRILSSGQTNQKSNGKEKVNSKHKSRKGVGLLVGSIGSLSTQRFSGTASGYSDESHKHQRHQGPSQPPTKNSTPFSIGQKECFDHRTKRSPWTREENRAIWEYLGKFIKAGVTPNQENCITCIKNAAPALNGRTWKDVKYKVRNTIVTISKQKLA